In Sinorhizobium numidicum, the following proteins share a genomic window:
- a CDS encoding ABC transporter ATP-binding protein, translating into MSGIKLTGVSKSFGAVKVIHDVDIEIEQGEFAVFVGPSGCGKSTLLRMIAGLEETTGGEIRINAEDVTRREASKRGVAMVFQSYALYPHLSVFDNMAFSLSIARRPKAEIEAKVRAAADILRLTDYLNHKPSQLSGGQRQRVAIGRAIVREPRVFLFDEPLSNLDAELRVKMRMEIARLHRQIGATMVYVTHDQVEAMTLADKIVVLKSGVVQQVGAPLELYRNPDNMFVAGFIGSPSMNFLKARVASSGAGRLAVDLKDAPGVPFEIAAGANVPTGEEIFVGVRPEHVTLGDREGGVPLNATAEFIEELGGTGYLHVLTATGEEMIVECRGDERPHAKQAIRLTLNAGEMFAFSGQGERLR; encoded by the coding sequence ATGTCCGGAATCAAGTTGACGGGCGTCAGCAAATCATTCGGCGCCGTGAAGGTGATCCATGATGTCGACATCGAAATCGAGCAGGGCGAGTTTGCAGTTTTTGTCGGTCCGTCCGGCTGCGGAAAATCCACTCTCCTGCGAATGATTGCCGGTCTCGAGGAGACGACCGGGGGTGAGATCAGGATCAATGCCGAGGACGTCACTCGCCGGGAAGCTTCGAAGCGCGGCGTGGCCATGGTTTTTCAGTCCTATGCGCTCTATCCGCATCTTTCCGTCTTCGACAACATGGCCTTCAGCCTCTCCATCGCACGGCGACCCAAGGCCGAGATCGAGGCGAAGGTCAGAGCGGCGGCGGATATTCTTCGGCTGACGGACTATCTGAACCACAAGCCGAGCCAGCTCTCCGGCGGGCAGCGCCAGCGTGTGGCGATCGGGCGGGCGATCGTTCGTGAGCCGCGTGTCTTTCTCTTCGACGAGCCACTCTCCAATCTCGACGCGGAACTGCGGGTCAAAATGCGTATGGAAATCGCCCGGCTGCATCGCCAGATCGGCGCAACGATGGTCTACGTCACCCACGATCAGGTCGAAGCAATGACGCTGGCCGACAAGATCGTCGTGTTGAAGTCGGGCGTGGTCCAGCAGGTCGGCGCCCCACTCGAGCTTTATCGAAATCCCGACAACATGTTTGTCGCAGGATTCATCGGTTCCCCGAGCATGAACTTCCTGAAAGCCCGTGTCGCCTCCAGCGGCGCTGGCCGGCTGGCCGTCGACCTCAAGGACGCGCCGGGCGTCCCGTTCGAAATCGCGGCGGGGGCGAACGTGCCTACAGGCGAAGAAATCTTCGTCGGAGTGCGGCCGGAACACGTCACGCTCGGCGATCGGGAAGGAGGCGTCCCCCTCAATGCCACCGCGGAGTTCATCGAGGAACTCGGCGGAACCGGCTACCTGCATGTCCTGACGGCAACAGGTGAGGAGATGATCGTCGAATGCCGCGGCGACGAGCGGCCGCATGCCAAACAGGCGATCCGCCTCACGCTCAATGCTGGCGAGATGTTCGCCTTTAGCGGGCAGGGAGAGCGACTGCGTTGA
- a CDS encoding alpha-N-arabinofuranosidase has protein sequence MRAKATLNREYTISTVDKRVYGSFLEHMGRAVYTGIYEPGHENADRDGFRTDVLDMVRDLDMPIVRYPGGNFVSAYRWEDGIGPRAERPVRLDLAWRTRETNQVGVNEFADWAKLAGTEMMLAMNLGSRGLDDARNFLEYCNHPGGTYWSDLRAKHGYKEPHNVRIWCLGNEMDGPWQVGHKSAAEYGHLANEVSKAFKYFDKTLETVVCGSSNDKMKTYPEWEATVLDASYDSVDYISLHKYFGNEEQDTLNYYAKAIDLDRYIVTIGGVIDYIKAKKRSKRDVKICFDEWNVWYHDRKEDGERIASWDWPEAPPLLEELYNLEDAIFVGSLLNVFIRRSDRVKIACVAQLVNVIAPILTKAGGPAWRQSIYYPLQYASKYGRGTALTVAASGPTYDCEVAQDVPYLDLSAVLQEDGKSIAIFAINRSLDEPLGITVDLQGFSQVNILQHHMLEGEDLKAGNSVEDQNRIVPKAGRELTIDEAGSLVGSLPPKSYHFVLISVASA, from the coding sequence ATGCGAGCGAAAGCGACCCTTAACCGGGAATACACCATCTCGACCGTTGATAAGCGGGTTTACGGCTCCTTCCTGGAACATATGGGTCGTGCGGTCTACACCGGGATCTATGAACCCGGCCACGAAAATGCGGACCGGGACGGCTTTCGTACCGACGTTCTGGATATGGTGCGCGACCTCGATATGCCGATCGTGCGATATCCCGGCGGCAACTTCGTTTCGGCCTATCGGTGGGAGGATGGCATCGGCCCGCGAGCGGAGCGTCCTGTGCGGCTCGATCTTGCCTGGCGCACCCGCGAAACCAACCAGGTCGGCGTCAACGAGTTTGCCGACTGGGCGAAGCTTGCCGGGACCGAGATGATGTTGGCGATGAATCTCGGTTCGCGCGGCTTGGACGACGCCCGCAACTTCCTCGAGTATTGCAACCACCCGGGCGGTACCTACTGGAGCGATCTGCGCGCGAAGCATGGTTACAAGGAGCCGCACAACGTCCGCATCTGGTGCCTTGGCAACGAGATGGACGGGCCCTGGCAGGTTGGACACAAGAGTGCTGCTGAATACGGCCACCTCGCCAACGAGGTGAGCAAGGCTTTCAAATATTTCGACAAGACGCTGGAGACGGTCGTCTGCGGCTCGTCGAACGACAAGATGAAGACCTATCCGGAATGGGAGGCGACGGTTCTCGACGCCAGCTACGACAGCGTCGACTACATCTCCCTGCACAAGTACTTCGGCAATGAGGAGCAGGACACGCTCAACTACTACGCCAAGGCGATCGACCTCGACCGCTACATCGTGACCATCGGCGGCGTCATCGATTATATCAAGGCGAAAAAGCGCTCCAAGCGCGATGTCAAGATCTGCTTCGACGAGTGGAACGTCTGGTATCACGACCGCAAGGAGGACGGCGAACGGATTGCAAGCTGGGACTGGCCGGAAGCGCCGCCGCTGCTCGAGGAACTTTACAATCTCGAGGACGCGATCTTCGTCGGCTCCTTGCTCAACGTCTTCATTCGCCGGTCCGACCGGGTCAAGATCGCCTGCGTGGCGCAGCTCGTCAATGTCATCGCGCCGATCCTGACCAAGGCCGGCGGTCCGGCCTGGCGTCAGTCGATCTATTATCCGCTGCAATATGCCTCGAAATACGGCCGCGGCACGGCGCTCACCGTGGCGGCATCCGGCCCCACCTACGATTGCGAGGTGGCTCAGGACGTGCCCTATCTCGATCTCTCGGCGGTGCTGCAGGAGGACGGCAAATCGATCGCGATCTTCGCCATCAACCGCAGCCTCGATGAACCGCTCGGCATCACGGTCGATCTGCAGGGCTTCAGCCAAGTCAACATCTTGCAGCATCACATGCTTGAGGGCGAGGACCTGAAGGCGGGCAACTCGGTTGAGGATCAGAACCGCATCGTTCCGAAGGCGGGGAGGGAGCTTACCATTGACGAAGCTGGCTCGCTCGTCGGCTCGCTGCCGCCGAAATCCTACCATTTCGTTCTGATTTCCGTCGCATCAGCGTGA
- a CDS encoding site-2 protease family protein, with translation MGWSFRIGTIGGTAIRVHVTFALLLVWIWLMHYRIGGTPAALEGIAFVMAVFVCVVLHEFGHIAAARRFGIKTPDITLLPIGGVARLERMPEEPGEEFVIAIAGPLVNVAIAAVIFAVLGTSVGMEQMAGVEDPQMSFLARLAGVNVFLVLFNMIPAFPMDGGRVLRAALASRLTWSRATQIAATIGQGLAFVFGFVGLFYNPLLIFIGIFVYLAATAEAQNAQIREISESVMIADVMITEFARLERSASIDEAIEALLATTQREFPVVDPVGHFEGLLTRDDMIRTLKENGPATPVVSAMRRDVPTIHYRKRLEESLRLMQNANSPAVAVLDGSGRLVGLMTHETIGEMMMVRAAAAGRFRFGHLRRGNSDIRS, from the coding sequence ATGGGTTGGTCTTTCAGAATTGGAACGATCGGTGGAACCGCAATCCGCGTTCATGTGACATTCGCGCTTCTGCTCGTCTGGATCTGGCTCATGCACTATCGGATCGGCGGAACGCCGGCGGCCCTGGAGGGTATCGCCTTCGTCATGGCGGTCTTCGTCTGCGTCGTTCTGCATGAATTCGGCCATATTGCCGCTGCGCGGCGTTTCGGCATCAAGACGCCCGACATAACGTTGCTACCGATTGGCGGCGTCGCCCGCCTTGAACGCATGCCCGAAGAGCCCGGCGAAGAATTCGTGATCGCCATCGCCGGCCCGCTCGTCAATGTGGCAATTGCGGCGGTGATCTTTGCCGTGCTTGGCACCTCGGTCGGGATGGAGCAGATGGCCGGTGTCGAGGATCCGCAGATGAGCTTTCTGGCAAGGCTTGCCGGGGTCAACGTCTTCCTTGTCCTTTTCAATATGATTCCGGCTTTTCCGATGGATGGCGGGCGTGTGCTGCGTGCCGCGCTTGCCTCGCGCCTGACCTGGTCACGTGCCACTCAGATCGCAGCGACGATCGGTCAGGGGCTCGCCTTCGTCTTCGGCTTCGTCGGCTTGTTTTACAATCCGCTGCTGATCTTCATCGGAATCTTCGTCTATCTGGCTGCGACGGCGGAAGCGCAGAACGCCCAGATCCGCGAAATTTCCGAAAGTGTCATGATCGCCGACGTCATGATCACAGAGTTCGCGAGGCTTGAGCGTTCGGCGAGTATTGACGAAGCAATCGAGGCGCTGCTCGCAACCACACAGCGCGAGTTCCCCGTGGTCGATCCGGTCGGCCATTTCGAGGGTCTGCTGACGCGCGACGACATGATCCGTACTTTGAAGGAGAATGGTCCGGCGACACCAGTCGTGTCCGCGATGCGCCGCGACGTGCCGACGATCCACTATCGAAAGCGCCTAGAGGAAAGTCTGCGCCTGATGCAAAACGCGAATTCACCGGCCGTCGCCGTGCTGGACGGTTCCGGTCGTCTGGTTGGCCTGATGACCCACGAGACGATAGGCGAGATGATGATGGTGCGCGCTGCGGCTGCCGGTCGTTTCCGCTTCGGCCACTTGCGGCGCGGCAATTCGGATATCCGAAGCTAA
- a CDS encoding DUF1772 domain-containing protein, translating into MFVALQVFTIVLVTIATALALAHALEWPGKLRLTKEQYFAIQPIYYPGFTIGGAAEPSGLLLVAVLLYVMPTGTLAHWLTAAAFVALLAMHATYWILTHPVNNFWLKDTKLLRAGASFFKLGASRAPDAREDVDWTALRDRWEFSHVVRAGLGMVSLVLLVTAVAL; encoded by the coding sequence ATGTTCGTGGCTTTGCAGGTCTTCACGATCGTGCTCGTGACAATTGCAACGGCGCTCGCTCTCGCCCACGCCCTTGAGTGGCCGGGCAAATTGCGTCTTACGAAAGAGCAGTATTTTGCCATCCAGCCAATTTACTACCCGGGCTTCACCATTGGCGGTGCGGCCGAGCCCTCCGGTCTACTCCTCGTCGCGGTGCTCCTCTATGTGATGCCGACCGGCACGCTGGCTCATTGGCTGACCGCCGCCGCCTTCGTCGCGTTGCTGGCGATGCATGCGACCTATTGGATCTTAACGCATCCGGTGAACAACTTCTGGCTCAAGGACACTAAGCTGCTGCGAGCGGGGGCGAGTTTCTTCAAACTTGGCGCTTCGCGCGCTCCAGATGCACGGGAGGACGTGGATTGGACTGCTCTGCGCGACCGCTGGGAATTCTCACATGTGGTGCGGGCGGGACTAGGCATGGTCAGCCTGGTCTTGCTCGTGACCGCGGTCGCGCTCTAA
- a CDS encoding DUF305 domain-containing protein — protein MISHYGNLAINLVISLVLMYLVMFTMIDGLGDFYNNLNTFYMALMMVAPMAILMLLMMGSMYQSKRLNLVLYVGFVALFVAAFAFMRAQSFIGNEQFLRSMIPHHSGAILMCREATVSDPEIVALCGRIIESQRQEIVQMKGILSRY, from the coding sequence ATGATCTCCCATTACGGCAATCTCGCAATCAACCTTGTGATCAGCCTGGTCCTGATGTACCTCGTCATGTTCACGATGATCGACGGCCTTGGCGATTTCTATAACAATCTCAACACCTTCTACATGGCGCTGATGATGGTCGCTCCGATGGCCATCCTGATGCTGCTTATGATGGGGTCGATGTACCAGAGCAAACGGTTGAACCTCGTTCTCTACGTCGGCTTCGTTGCTCTCTTCGTTGCCGCCTTCGCGTTCATGCGGGCGCAGAGCTTCATCGGCAACGAGCAGTTCCTGCGCTCGATGATCCCGCACCATTCGGGCGCAATCCTCATGTGCCGCGAGGCCACGGTCAGCGACCCCGAGATCGTCGCCCTGTGCGGCAGGATCATCGAATCTCAGCGCCAGGAGATCGTTCAGATGAAGGGTATTCTCTCTCGCTATTGA